From bacterium, the proteins below share one genomic window:
- a CDS encoding metalloregulator ArsR/SmtB family transcription factor — protein sequence MVANDDKVFKALADSSRRGLLDRLREEGGLSLNELCRKHEMSRQAVAKHLALLEEANLVVTEKKGREKLHYLNPVPIHEIYVRWIGKFDKERLAALDNLKHALEEKRDG from the coding sequence ATGGTTGCTAATGACGATAAGGTGTTCAAGGCGCTTGCGGATTCCAGCCGGCGGGGGTTGCTTGACCGGCTGCGGGAAGAGGGCGGGTTGAGTTTGAATGAGCTTTGTCGGAAGCATGAGATGAGCCGGCAGGCGGTGGCCAAGCATCTGGCGCTGCTGGAGGAGGCGAACCTTGTGGTGACCGAGAAGAAGGGGCGCGAGAAGCTTCATTATCTCAACCCCGTGCCGATTCATGAGATTTACGTGCGGTGGATCGGCAAATTCGACAAGGAGCGGCTTGCCGCGCTTGATAATTTGAAACATGCATTAGAGGAGAAACGCGATGGCTGA
- a CDS encoding ATPase, which translates to MADSSFIYTTYIKTTPEKLWEALTTPEFMKQYWSGCSINTDWKEGSAWQLTFPDGMVADAGKVLEAKPFSRLVLSWQNQFKPEFQEEGFSECRFEIEQVIEAVKLTVTHSINKAESKLIQGVSGGWPLILSSLKSFLEGGGVIDTNCSRQKSKAA; encoded by the coding sequence ATGGCTGATTCCAGCTTTATCTACACGACCTACATCAAAACCACGCCCGAAAAGCTGTGGGAGGCACTGACCACGCCGGAATTCATGAAGCAATATTGGTCGGGCTGTTCCATCAACACCGATTGGAAAGAAGGCTCCGCCTGGCAATTGACCTTCCCCGACGGCATGGTGGCGGATGCAGGCAAGGTGCTGGAGGCAAAGCCCTTTTCACGGCTGGTGCTTTCCTGGCAAAACCAGTTTAAGCCGGAATTTCAGGAAGAAGGCTTTTCCGAATGTCGTTTCGAGATCGAGCAGGTTATCGAAGCCGTTAAACTGACGGTGACGCACAGCATCAACAAGGCCGAATCCAAGCTTATCCAGGGCGTTTCCGGCGGCTGGCCGCTCATCCTTTCCAGTCTCAAGAGCTTTTTGGAAGGGGGCGGGGTTATCGATACCAATTGTTCCCGGCAGAAATCCAAAGCGGCCTAA
- a CDS encoding glycosyltransferase: MSKRPSISIVVPLYNEEENVPHLIRAVSDALKGHSYELVLVDDGSSDTTIHSVEKSADKQTVLVKLATNFGQTSAIAAGIDNAHGDYIATLDGDLQNDPADIPAMLEKLKSEKLDVVMGIRQKRQDGMFLRKIPSKLANKLIRRMTGVQASDYGCTLKIFRRQIAKQLDLYGELHRFIPILSVIKGAKIAEMPVRHHARRFGTSKYGLNRTLKVMSDLLLMLFFMRYRQRPMHLFGSIGIGMFGLGGLIAFYLFLEKLFGHDIGQRPIFYVGILLLIMSVQFVTAGFLAELIMRTYFESQQKKPYIIAHIEHFGDAPAAD, from the coding sequence ATGAGCAAACGCCCCTCCATCTCCATCGTCGTTCCCCTCTATAACGAGGAAGAAAACGTCCCCCACCTCATCCGCGCCGTGAGCGATGCCCTGAAGGGTCACAGCTATGAACTGGTGCTGGTGGATGACGGCTCGTCGGACACCACCATCCATTCCGTGGAAAAATCCGCCGACAAACAGACCGTGCTGGTGAAGCTCGCCACCAATTTCGGCCAGACATCCGCCATCGCCGCCGGCATCGACAATGCCCATGGCGACTATATCGCCACGCTGGATGGCGACCTTCAGAACGACCCCGCCGACATTCCCGCCATGCTGGAAAAGCTGAAAAGCGAGAAGCTCGACGTGGTCATGGGCATCCGCCAGAAGCGGCAGGACGGCATGTTCCTCCGCAAAATCCCGAGCAAGCTTGCCAACAAGCTCATCCGCCGCATGACGGGCGTTCAGGCCAGCGACTATGGCTGCACGCTGAAGATCTTCCGCCGTCAGATCGCCAAGCAGCTGGACCTTTATGGCGAACTCCACCGCTTCATCCCCATCCTCAGCGTCATCAAGGGCGCCAAGATCGCCGAAATGCCGGTGCGTCACCATGCACGCCGTTTCGGCACCTCCAAATACGGCCTCAATCGCACGCTGAAAGTGATGAGCGATTTGCTGCTCATGCTGTTTTTCATGCGTTACCGCCAGCGCCCCATGCACCTGTTCGGCTCCATCGGCATCGGCATGTTCGGCCTGGGCGGGCTGATCGCCTTCTACCTGTTTCTGGAAAAGCTCTTCGGCCATGACATCGGCCAGCGCCCCATTTTCTATGTCGGCATTCTGCTGCTGATCATGTCGGTGCAGTTCGTCACCGCCGGCTTCCTGGCGGAACTCATCATGCGCACCTATTTCGAATCCCAGCAGAAAAAGCCCTACATCATCGCCCATATCGAGCATTTCGGTGACGCTCCCGCCGCGGATTAA
- a CDS encoding DNA-3-methyladenine glycosylase 2 family protein has protein sequence MSKPHYWDEASELLASKDKKLAPVIVQFAGEHMGHKSNALHTLVRAVVGQQISVKAADAIWGRLDALCPGMEASIILSHAPEVLRGAGLSERKVVYVRGIAQAFHDKIIVPEEIARMEAEPAIKELSKLPGIGRWTAEMFLMFHLHHPDVFPLGDLGLIKAIQRLYGPAAKPGTASMERLSKRWQPYRSVATWYLWRSLDPVPVQY, from the coding sequence ATGAGCAAGCCACATTATTGGGACGAAGCCAGCGAGCTTCTCGCCAGCAAGGACAAGAAACTCGCACCCGTCATCGTACAGTTTGCGGGCGAGCATATGGGGCATAAGAGCAACGCGCTGCACACGCTGGTGCGCGCGGTGGTGGGGCAGCAGATTTCGGTGAAGGCCGCCGATGCCATCTGGGGCAGGCTGGATGCGCTGTGTCCAGGCATGGAGGCCTCCATCATTCTGTCGCATGCGCCGGAGGTATTGCGCGGTGCGGGGCTTTCCGAGCGCAAGGTGGTGTATGTGCGTGGCATTGCGCAGGCATTTCATGATAAAATCATTGTGCCGGAAGAGATTGCGCGCATGGAGGCCGAACCGGCGATCAAAGAGCTTTCCAAACTGCCGGGCATCGGCCGCTGGACGGCGGAGATGTTTCTGATGTTCCATCTGCACCATCCGGATGTGTTTCCGCTCGGGGATTTGGGCTTAATCAAAGCCATACAGCGTCTTTATGGCCCGGCTGCTAAACCGGGGACAGCTTCCATGGAGCGTCTCAGCAAGCGGTGGCAGCCCTACCGCAGCGTTGCGACATGGTATTTATGGCGAAGCCTGGACCCCGTTCCGGTGCAATATTAG
- the fumC gene encoding class II fumarate hydratase has product MAKAAVKPSAKKTTKAAAKTAAKLVTKAEKIRVETDSFGPINVPANHYWGAQTQRSIQNFDIGGQTMPVPLIRALGILKLSAAKANMAMGVLEKKIGNAIVNAAKEVAEGKMDGEFPLVVWQTGSGTQTNMNANEVISNRAIELLGGEMGSKKPVHPNDHVNMGQSSNDSFPTAMHIATVMEIHHRLLPALKHLHDALAKKEKQFAKIIKIGRTHLQDATPLTLGQEFSGYVTQMALGIDRVKAALPRLYPLAQGGTAVGTGINSKKGFDVAFAKEVAANTKLPFVTAKNKFEALASHDAMVEISGVLNTLAASLMKIANDIRLLGSGPRCGFGEIKLPENEPGSSIMPGKVNPTQSEAMTMLCAQVIGNHVAVTIGGSNGHFELNVFKPVIIHNVLQSIRLIADGCRSFTDNCVVGIEADVVRITKLMNESLMLVTALNPHIGYDNAAKIAKKAHKENKTLKQAALELKLLTEKQFDEWVKPDGMIAPK; this is encoded by the coding sequence ATGGCCAAAGCCGCTGTCAAACCATCCGCGAAGAAAACCACCAAAGCCGCCGCGAAGACCGCAGCCAAACTGGTAACAAAAGCCGAAAAAATCCGCGTGGAAACCGACAGCTTCGGCCCCATCAACGTCCCCGCCAACCACTATTGGGGCGCGCAGACGCAACGCAGCATCCAGAATTTCGACATCGGCGGGCAGACCATGCCCGTGCCGCTCATCCGCGCGCTCGGCATCCTGAAGCTCTCCGCTGCCAAAGCCAACATGGCCATGGGCGTGCTTGAGAAAAAAATCGGCAACGCCATCGTCAATGCAGCGAAAGAAGTCGCCGAAGGCAAGATGGACGGCGAATTTCCGCTGGTGGTCTGGCAGACCGGCTCCGGCACGCAAACCAACATGAATGCCAACGAGGTCATCAGCAACCGCGCCATCGAGCTGCTCGGCGGCGAGATGGGCAGCAAAAAACCCGTCCACCCCAACGACCATGTGAACATGGGCCAGTCGTCGAATGACTCATTCCCCACCGCCATGCACATCGCCACGGTGATGGAAATTCACCACCGCCTGCTGCCCGCGCTGAAACACCTGCACGATGCGCTGGCGAAAAAGGAAAAGCAGTTCGCCAAGATCATCAAGATCGGCCGCACCCATTTGCAGGATGCCACACCTCTGACGCTCGGGCAGGAATTCTCCGGCTACGTTACGCAAATGGCGCTGGGTATTGACCGCGTGAAGGCCGCCCTGCCGCGCCTCTATCCGCTGGCCCAGGGTGGCACGGCGGTCGGCACCGGCATCAACAGCAAAAAAGGATTTGATGTTGCCTTCGCCAAGGAAGTCGCCGCCAACACCAAGCTTCCCTTCGTCACCGCCAAAAACAAGTTCGAGGCCCTCGCCTCCCACGATGCGATGGTGGAAATCAGCGGCGTGCTCAACACCCTTGCCGCCAGCCTCATGAAAATCGCCAACGACATCCGCCTGCTCGGCAGCGGCCCGCGTTGCGGCTTCGGCGAAATCAAGCTGCCGGAGAATGAACCCGGCTCCTCCATCATGCCCGGCAAGGTAAACCCCACCCAGAGCGAAGCCATGACCATGCTTTGCGCCCAGGTGATAGGCAACCACGTGGCCGTCACCATCGGCGGCAGCAACGGCCATTTTGAGCTCAACGTCTTCAAGCCGGTTATCATCCACAACGTGCTGCAATCCATCCGCCTCATCGCCGATGGCTGCCGCAGCTTCACCGACAATTGCGTGGTCGGCATTGAGGCCGATGTGGTGCGCATCACCAAGCTGATGAACGAATCCCTCATGCTGGTGACCGCCCTCAACCCGCATATCGGCTACGACAATGCCGCCAAGATCGCCAAAAAGGCCCATAAGGAAAACAAAACGCTGAAACAGGCCGCGCTGGAATTAAAACTGCTCACCGAAAAGCAGTTCGACGAATGGGTGAAGCCGGACGGAATGATCGCACCGAAGTGA
- a CDS encoding methyltransferase domain-containing protein, with amino-acid sequence MKKFWDDRYSQDSFAYGTRPNDFLAETASRIPPNSDILSIGEGEGRNAVFLATLGHHVVATDQSDIGMAKAHKLAEQSGCAITTIASDLAEFDFGEQRYDAIISIFCHLPQQLRNKVHSSIRKSLRKGGLYIIESYSPDQLLQNTGGPKDVTWLVTLDELQQEFTGFNIIHAQSLARDVVEGTHHTGSAAVTQFICQKP; translated from the coding sequence ATGAAGAAATTCTGGGATGACCGGTATAGCCAGGACTCCTTCGCCTATGGCACGAGGCCGAATGATTTTCTTGCCGAGACGGCATCCCGCATCCCTCCAAACAGCGATATTCTCAGCATCGGCGAGGGGGAAGGACGAAATGCCGTATTCCTAGCCACCTTGGGTCACCATGTCGTCGCGACAGACCAATCCGACATCGGCATGGCGAAAGCTCACAAGCTGGCCGAGCAATCCGGCTGCGCAATAACCACCATTGCGTCGGATCTTGCAGAGTTTGACTTTGGTGAGCAACGTTACGACGCCATCATATCCATCTTTTGCCACCTGCCCCAGCAACTGAGAAACAAGGTTCATTCCAGCATCAGGAAATCGCTGAGAAAGGGCGGTTTATACATCATTGAATCCTACTCCCCGGATCAGCTGTTGCAAAATACCGGTGGCCCCAAAGACGTTACCTGGCTGGTAACACTGGACGAATTGCAGCAGGAATTTACCGGTTTTAACATAATCCATGCCCAATCACTGGCGCGCGATGTGGTTGAAGGAACTCACCACACCGGGTCGGCCGCGGTCACTCAATTCATTTGCCAGAAGCCGTAG
- a CDS encoding DNA starvation/stationary phase protection protein, which produces MSVLPLSKPSNNNVSSTLKDKDAKALAEKLTPLLANNYALYLKTQGYHWNVTGPHFYGLHKMFEEQYISLAEANDALAERIRSIGYFAPASFSALSQLSSIAEDNSVPEDSNVMLKNLATAHGVVIKQLKDIIELASEHGDEATADLATERLDWHEKTLWMLNSSLA; this is translated from the coding sequence ATGTCCGTCCTTCCCCTCAGCAAGCCCAGCAACAACAATGTAAGCAGCACCCTGAAAGACAAGGATGCCAAAGCCCTGGCCGAAAAGCTCACCCCGCTGCTGGCCAATAACTACGCGCTTTACCTGAAGACCCAGGGCTATCACTGGAACGTGACCGGGCCGCATTTCTACGGGCTGCACAAGATGTTCGAGGAACAGTATATCAGCCTGGCGGAAGCCAATGACGCACTGGCCGAGCGCATCCGCAGCATCGGTTATTTTGCCCCGGCGAGCTTCAGCGCCCTCAGCCAGCTCAGCTCCATTGCCGAGGATAACAGCGTTCCGGAGGATTCCAACGTGATGCTGAAGAATCTGGCCACGGCGCATGGCGTGGTGATCAAGCAGTTGAAAGACATCATCGAGCTGGCCAGCGAGCATGGCGACGAAGCCACGGCGGACCTGGCCACCGAGCGGCTGGACTGGCATGAAAAGACGCTCTGGATGCTAAACAGCAGCCTCGCCTAG
- a CDS encoding phosphate ABC transporter substrate-binding protein produces the protein MRKALTLSLVVTCLASPALARDYVRMAGSSTVFPFAAMASEEFSRITRYKNPIVESTGTGGGFKFFCEGIGQDYPDFANASRPITEGERENCKKHGVNRIIELPLGYDGIVLANKRGAAHYNLSQKQMFLALAAKVPVNGKLVNNPYRRWKEVDASLPDAPIEVYGPSTTSGTRDAFVELVMHKGCEEFSEFEKEYPDKKNRKAACGMIREDEAYLVTGENDNLIIQKLNANPDGLGIFGYSFLEENQGFVQGSRINGVEPSAETIASGQYAMSRIIYTYAKGEHLTLIPGMKEFMQELTSERALDPVDGYMVEKGLIPLPTEKREEVRAGLPR, from the coding sequence ATGCGTAAAGCCCTGACACTTTCCCTTGTTGTTACCTGTTTGGCCAGCCCGGCCCTTGCACGTGATTATGTCCGCATGGCGGGGTCATCCACCGTGTTTCCCTTCGCGGCCATGGCGAGCGAGGAATTCAGCCGCATTACGCGGTATAAAAACCCGATTGTGGAATCCACCGGCACGGGGGGCGGGTTTAAGTTTTTTTGTGAAGGCATCGGGCAGGATTACCCGGATTTTGCCAATGCATCGCGCCCTATTACCGAGGGCGAACGCGAAAATTGTAAAAAACACGGTGTGAACCGGATTATTGAGCTGCCGCTCGGTTATGACGGCATTGTGCTGGCCAATAAACGCGGCGCGGCGCATTACAACCTTTCGCAAAAGCAGATGTTCCTGGCACTGGCGGCCAAGGTGCCGGTGAATGGCAAGCTGGTGAATAACCCCTACCGTCGCTGGAAGGAGGTGGATGCCAGCCTGCCGGATGCGCCGATTGAGGTCTATGGACCATCGACTACTTCCGGCACGCGGGATGCGTTTGTGGAACTGGTGATGCATAAGGGGTGCGAGGAATTTTCCGAATTCGAGAAGGAATATCCGGATAAGAAGAACCGCAAGGCGGCCTGCGGGATGATTCGTGAAGATGAGGCCTATCTGGTGACGGGGGAGAATGACAACCTCATCATCCAGAAGCTGAATGCCAACCCGGATGGGCTTGGGATTTTCGGCTACAGCTTTCTGGAAGAGAACCAGGGTTTTGTGCAGGGCAGCCGTATCAATGGCGTGGAGCCGAGCGCGGAGACGATCGCTTCCGGCCAATATGCCATGTCACGCATCATCTATACCTATGCGAAAGGTGAACACCTGACGCTGATTCCCGGCATGAAAGAGTTTATGCAGGAGCTGACCAGCGAACGCGCGCTGGACCCGGTGGATGGGTATATGGTGGAGAAGGGGTTGATTCCGTTGCCGACGGAGAAGCGGGAAGAGGTGCGGGCGGGGTTGCCGAGGTAA
- a CDS encoding metal-dependent hydrolase gives MFIAHLPAGYLLTRRIQRQSGNHSGALLATGLAASIFPDIDLLYFYLIDRGQTLHHHYITHLPMAWLLAGGLSILSSWMLGMRQTTLVCITILANAMLHMVLDSVAAGILWLYPFSDMELNLVHVPARHGWWVWNFLLHWTFLLELLIILIAFLEWNRHYAQTDPHRG, from the coding sequence ATGTTCATCGCCCACCTTCCCGCAGGCTACCTGCTCACCCGTCGTATCCAGCGCCAAAGCGGCAACCATTCGGGCGCCTTGCTGGCCACAGGCCTTGCCGCCAGCATTTTTCCCGATATCGATCTGCTCTATTTTTACCTCATTGATCGGGGCCAGACGCTGCACCATCATTACATCACGCATCTGCCCATGGCATGGCTGCTGGCGGGTGGCCTGAGCATACTCAGCAGCTGGATGCTCGGCATGCGGCAGACCACGCTCGTCTGCATCACCATCCTCGCCAATGCCATGCTGCACATGGTGTTGGATTCCGTCGCCGCAGGCATTCTGTGGCTCTATCCCTTTTCCGACATGGAACTTAACTTGGTGCATGTCCCCGCTCGTCACGGCTGGTGGGTATGGAACTTCCTCCTGCACTGGACTTTCCTGCTGGAACTACTGATAATCCTCATCGCCTTTCTGGAATGGAACCGCCATTATGCCCAAACAGATCCTCATCGTGGATGA
- a CDS encoding response regulator, translated as MPQYAGHITSKGLGAVQLLIVEDQEALCTLLERALRRLGFEQITIANDAYHAMEAIRKKIPDLILTDWMLGHGDGISLTKAIRASTDAMLSTVPIIMISGRNTVEDIQHARDAGITEFVAKPFSLQDICDRIVAVVEKPRMFVVAPQFIGPDRRRTKGKQVKSERRTRPSPITDAKAGS; from the coding sequence ATGCCTCAATACGCAGGACACATTACCAGCAAGGGCCTCGGCGCGGTTCAATTGCTGATCGTCGAGGATCAGGAAGCGCTTTGCACCCTGCTGGAACGCGCCCTGCGCCGTCTCGGTTTCGAACAAATCACCATCGCCAACGACGCCTACCACGCGATGGAAGCCATCCGCAAAAAAATACCCGACCTTATTCTGACCGACTGGATGCTCGGCCATGGCGACGGCATCTCGCTCACCAAGGCCATCCGCGCCAGCACGGACGCCATGCTCTCCACTGTTCCCATCATCATGATTTCCGGCCGCAACACGGTGGAGGATATTCAGCATGCCCGCGATGCCGGCATTACCGAATTCGTCGCCAAACCCTTCAGCCTCCAGGATATCTGCGATCGCATCGTGGCCGTGGTGGAAAAACCGCGCATGTTCGTGGTGGCCCCGCAATTTATCGGCCCCGACCGCCGCCGCACCAAGGGCAAACAGGTAAAAAGCGAACGCCGCACACGCCCCTCTCCCATCACTGACGCCAAGGCGGGCAGCTGA
- a CDS encoding orotate phosphoribosyltransferase has protein sequence MKQDEFLAELEASKAILHGHFILSSGRRSATYLQCARLLMHPARAERCAKGIAKLVQERLGKVDAVVAPAMGGIIIGYEVARALGVPSLFCERVEGTFQIRRGFEIPLGAKVLIVEDVVTTGKSSREAIECVEKFGGEVIGEACLIDRSGGNPGLPVPLISIMEIDIPTYSPDDLPPELTNIPAVKPGSRGLA, from the coding sequence ATGAAACAAGACGAATTCCTCGCCGAGCTGGAAGCCTCAAAGGCCATTCTGCATGGTCATTTCATTCTTTCCTCCGGCCGCCGCAGCGCCACCTATCTGCAATGCGCGCGCCTGCTGATGCACCCGGCGCGCGCCGAACGCTGCGCCAAGGGCATCGCCAAACTGGTGCAGGAACGCCTCGGCAAGGTGGATGCCGTCGTCGCCCCCGCCATGGGCGGCATCATCATCGGCTACGAGGTGGCCCGCGCCCTTGGCGTGCCCTCCCTCTTCTGCGAGCGTGTGGAAGGCACCTTCCAGATCCGCCGCGGGTTCGAGATTCCCCTCGGCGCGAAAGTGCTGATCGTGGAAGACGTGGTCACCACCGGCAAATCCTCCCGCGAGGCCATCGAATGCGTTGAGAAATTCGGCGGCGAGGTCATCGGCGAGGCCTGCCTCATCGACCGCAGCGGCGGCAACCCCGGCCTGCCCGTGCCGCTCATTTCCATCATGGAAATCGACATCCCGACCTACAGCCCCGATGACCTTCCGCCCGAGCTGACCAACATCCCCGCCGTGAAACCCGGCAGCCGGGGCCTGGCGTAA
- a CDS encoding DUF4173 domain-containing protein has product MEAPMHAQPIAQSLQSRASYKLLSLTGLVTVGDMLLYNHALGWTLGLFGLLMLLAVHAHNCHERRTRMGDAAFFATAGLALAMVESPGILSALLYGISLTAYALLPQLGSTENTWITLKSSLFHLLTGWWRFFRQTRLWLYLYRHMKRRNGRQRHFVLHWLMPLTLTALFMLLFFQANPLIALTIRQVNWQSLGEYISFQRMAFWLAIAAVGWAVIRPKLTRMPVFRLNYLLHEEEIGFLKTIFNPRSIITSLLLFNGLFLLQNIMDILFIWTGSELPEGITHAQYAQQGAYPLIITALMTGGFTLATLRPGSAIAAIPAIRALVYAWVAQNIFLVTSAALRLLSYIEAYSLTYLRVAALLWMVLVGVGLALIVLGNMLRKNNIWLINSNLATLYGLLYICCFVNIGGIMADYNVKHCREIDGKGASLDVSYLYHKVGVDALPALRWFEHNGTNAFVLNRVTETDYQLEWELRSRMENWKSWTYRNLRLLPTIDNDNAE; this is encoded by the coding sequence ATGGAGGCTCCTATGCACGCCCAGCCCATCGCCCAGTCCCTGCAAAGCCGGGCGAGCTACAAACTTCTTAGCCTGACAGGCCTTGTCACCGTTGGCGACATGCTTCTCTACAACCATGCCCTTGGCTGGACGCTTGGGCTTTTCGGCCTGCTCATGCTGCTGGCGGTGCACGCGCACAACTGCCACGAGCGCCGTACCCGCATGGGCGATGCCGCCTTTTTCGCCACCGCCGGCCTTGCGCTGGCAATGGTGGAAAGTCCAGGCATCCTGTCGGCCCTGCTATATGGCATCAGCCTGACGGCTTATGCCCTGCTGCCGCAGCTGGGTAGCACGGAAAACACATGGATCACCCTCAAATCCTCCCTTTTCCATCTTCTGACCGGATGGTGGCGCTTTTTCCGCCAGACTCGTCTGTGGCTTTATCTCTACCGGCACATGAAGCGCCGCAACGGCAGGCAGCGTCATTTTGTGCTGCACTGGTTGATGCCTCTCACGCTTACCGCCCTTTTCATGCTGCTTTTTTTCCAGGCCAACCCACTGATTGCCCTAACCATTCGCCAGGTTAATTGGCAGAGTTTAGGGGAATATATTTCCTTCCAGCGCATGGCCTTCTGGTTGGCCATCGCGGCGGTCGGCTGGGCAGTCATCCGTCCCAAGCTGACGCGCATGCCGGTATTCAGGCTCAATTACCTGCTGCACGAAGAGGAAATCGGCTTTCTGAAGACAATCTTCAATCCACGCTCCATCATCACCTCGCTCCTGCTGTTTAACGGTTTGTTCCTGCTGCAGAACATCATGGATATTCTCTTCATCTGGACCGGGTCGGAACTCCCGGAAGGCATCACCCATGCCCAATATGCGCAGCAGGGCGCCTACCCGCTTATCATCACCGCCCTGATGACGGGCGGCTTCACCCTGGCGACCCTGCGTCCCGGCAGCGCAATCGCAGCCATCCCAGCCATCCGCGCGCTGGTTTACGCCTGGGTGGCGCAGAACATCTTCCTCGTCACTTCCGCCGCGCTTCGCCTTTTGAGTTACATCGAGGCCTATTCCCTCACCTATCTGCGCGTGGCCGCACTCCTCTGGATGGTGCTGGTCGGTGTCGGACTGGCGTTGATCGTCCTCGGCAACATGCTGCGCAAAAACAATATCTGGCTCATCAACAGCAACCTCGCCACCCTTTACGGCCTGTTATATATCTGTTGCTTCGTCAATATCGGCGGCATCATGGCAGACTATAACGTGAAACATTGCAGGGAGATTGACGGCAAAGGTGCCTCATTGGACGTAAGTTACCTCTATCATAAGGTAGGGGTGGATGCCCTGCCCGCGCTGCGCTGGTTTGAGCATAATGGCACCAACGCCTTTGTGTTGAACCGCGTAACCGAAACCGATTACCAGCTGGAGTGGGAACTGCGCAGCAGAATGGAAAACTGGAAAAGTTGGACCTACCGCAACCTGCGCCTGCTCCCCACCATCGACAACGACAATGCAGAGTAA
- the trpS gene encoding tryptophan--tRNA ligase, with the protein MKKGRIFSGIQPTGHMHLGNYLGAIRHWADMQHDYEAIHGIMDLHAITVPQNPDDLRAATYETCAAIMAAGVDPAKAIIVAQSTVTAHSELAWILGCHTPLGWLNRMTQFKDKAGKDKEKAGLGLYGYPVLMAADILTYHGTHVPVGEDQKQHLELARDIAGAFNRACNQEFFPLPEPVIQGEATRVMSLRDGKKKMSKSDPSDYSRINLTDTADEIAQKFKKATSDSHPTITYDEENRPEVANLITIYAALSGKTSEQVVAEFDGQGFANFKKSLADLAVEKLSPITQRMRDYMADKSYLDSVLKSGAEKADAIAQPILRKTKELTGFWVK; encoded by the coding sequence ATGAAAAAAGGGCGCATCTTTTCCGGCATCCAGCCGACCGGCCACATGCATCTGGGCAACTACCTGGGCGCCATCCGCCATTGGGCGGACATGCAGCATGATTACGAGGCCATCCACGGCATCATGGACCTGCACGCCATCACCGTGCCGCAAAATCCGGACGACCTCCGTGCCGCCACCTACGAGACCTGCGCCGCCATCATGGCCGCAGGCGTGGACCCGGCAAAAGCCATCATCGTGGCGCAAAGCACGGTCACCGCGCATAGCGAGCTGGCCTGGATCCTCGGCTGCCACACGCCGCTCGGCTGGCTCAACCGCATGACCCAGTTCAAGGACAAGGCGGGCAAGGACAAAGAGAAAGCTGGGCTCGGCCTCTATGGCTACCCCGTGCTGATGGCCGCCGACATCCTCACCTACCACGGCACCCATGTTCCCGTGGGTGAAGACCAGAAACAGCACCTGGAACTCGCGCGCGATATTGCCGGCGCCTTCAACCGTGCCTGCAATCAGGAATTCTTCCCCCTACCCGAGCCCGTCATCCAGGGCGAGGCCACCCGCGTCATGAGCCTGCGCGACGGAAAGAAGAAAATGAGCAAATCCGACCCGTCCGACTATTCGCGCATCAACCTCACCGACACCGCGGACGAAATCGCGCAGAAATTCAAAAAAGCCACCAGCGATTCCCACCCCACCATCACCTACGATGAGGAAAACCGCCCGGAAGTCGCCAACCTCATCACCATCTACGCCGCCCTTTCCGGCAAAACGAGTGAACAGGTCGTGGCGGAATTCGACGGCCAGGGCTTCGCCAATTTCAAAAAATCCCTCGCCGATCTGGCCGTGGAGAAACTCTCCCCCATCACGCAGAGAATGCGCGATTACATGGCGGACAAGAGCTACCTCGACAGTGTGCTGAAAAGTGGCGCCGAAAAGGCCGACGCCATCGCGCAGCCCATCCTGCGTAAAACCAAAGAACTTACCGGCTTCTGGGTAAAGTAA